One segment of Carya illinoinensis cultivar Pawnee chromosome 1, C.illinoinensisPawnee_v1, whole genome shotgun sequence DNA contains the following:
- the LOC122317043 gene encoding squamosa promoter-binding-like protein 1 — MEAKFRGKAHQLYGQVVSDLKAVGKRTLEWDLNDWKWDGDRFTASRLNSVPSDCRSRQLFPVGPEIPENTGPSNGSSSGSDEINLVNDGGRRELEKRRRVVEVEDEELNDEAGSFNLKLGGQAYPVTEGELKSGKKTKIVGTTSNRAVCQVEGCNADLSNAKDYHRRHKVCDMHSKATKALVGKDMQRFCQQCSRFHVLQEFDEGKRSCRRRLAGHNRRRRKTHPDTVASGGCLNAERGTSYILISLLRILSNIHSNSSDQTKDQDLLSHLLRNLASLAGTVDGRNISALLEGSQGLLNAGTSTGSSQKVPDVTPNGSESSRPFCSTSKMDDHINPHDHPIYVGQCVTAFTSDMAQQRISLDDSQGGHVKDISGLQYKNPPPSKDGLPSKSIISETKVGRIKLNNIDLNNVCDDSEDCIEQVGRSHAPINSGTGFLGHPFWVQQDSHKSSPPQPSGNSDSTSSRSPSSSSGDAQSRTDRIVFKLFGKDPNNFPLVLRTQILDWLSHSPTDIESYIRPGCIILTVYLRLEKSMWEELCCDLGSYLERLLGSCNDSFWRTGWVYTRVRHRVAFMHNGQVVLDTPLPLKSNKNCRISSIKPIAVSISERVQFVVKGFNLSCSTARLLCAQEGKYLVQETCYDLMDSADTAIERDELQCLSFPCSIPNVIGRGFIEVEDHGLSSSFFPFIVAEREVCSEICMLEHAIEVAENADEIQRVPELLEAKTQALDFIHEIGWLLHRSHVKFRLGDMDPNTDLFPLKRFEWLVAFSMDHDWCAVVNKLLKILFEGVVDAGDHPSIELALLDLDLLHRAVRRNCRPMVELLLRFVPDKVSDGRGAQEKQQVDRASSGFLFKPDMVGPAGLTPLHVAASMDGSENVLDALTDDPGSVGIEAWKSARDNTGLTPNDYACLRGYYSYIHLVQKKFNKKMERRHVVLDIPGAVSDYNNKRKQSDGHKLSKVACLQTEKIEIGATYRHCKICEQKLSYGSMRRSLVYQPAILSMVVIAAVCVCVALLFKSSPEVLYVFRPFRWELLKYGSS, encoded by the exons ATGGAGGCTAAATTTAGAGGTAAGGCTCATCAGTTATATGGTCAGGTGGTGTCGGATTTAAAGGCAGTTGGGAAAAGAACTTTGGAATGGGATTTGAATGACTGGAAATGGGATGGAGATCGTTTTACAGCAAGTCGTTTGAACTCTGTACCATCAGATTGTCGGAGTAGGCAGTTGTTCCCAGTTGGGCCAGAAATTCCAGAAAATACTGGTCCGTCGAATGGTTCATCTTCTGGTTCAGATGAGATTAATCTAGTGAATGATGGGGGCAGGAGGGAGTTGGAGAAGCGGAGGAGGGTTGTAGAGGTTGAAGATGAAGAACTGAATGATGAAGCCGGGTCTTTTAACTTAAAGCTTGGTGGTCAAGCTTACCCTGTCACGGAAGGGGAGTTGAAGAGTGGGAAGAAGACAAAGATTGTTGGAACAACCTCGAACCGTGCGGTTTGTCAGGTGGAGGGTTGTAATGCTGATCTCAGTAATGCCAAGGATTACCATCGACGACATAAGGTTTGTGATATGCATTCCAAGGCCACCAAAGCACTGGTGGGAAAGGACATGCAGCGGTTCTGTCAGCAGTGTAGCAG GTTTCATGTTCTTCAAGAGTTTGACGAGGGAAAGAGAAGTTGTCGTAGACGGTTGGCTGGCCATAataggaggaggaggaaaacACATCCTGATACTGTAGCTAGCGGAGGCTGTCTGAATGCTGAAAGGGGTACCAGTTACATATTAATAAGTCTGCTGAGAATTCTCTCCAATATCCatt CAAATAGCTCAGACCAAACAAAGGACCAGGATTTGTTATCTCATCTTTTGAGGAACCTGGCCAGTCTTGCTGGGACAGTTGATGGAAGGAACATATCTGCATTACTGGAGGGATCTCAAGGTTTGCTGAATGCTGGGACATCTACTGGGTCTTCACAGAAGGTGCCGGATGTTACTCCAAATGGTTCTGAATCTTCTAGGCCTTTCTGTTCAACCTCGAAGATGGATGATCACATCAACCCTCATGACCATCCTATATATGTGGGACAATGTGTGACAGCATTTACATCTGATATGGCGCAGCAAAGAATATCTTTGGATGACTCTCAGGGTGGACATGTAAAAGATATATCTGGTCTACAGTACAAAAACCCACCTCCATCAAAGGATGGGCTTCCATCCAAATCAATTATATCCGAGACAAAAGTTGGGAGGATCAAATTGAATAACATTGACTTGAATAATGTATGTGATGATTCAGAGGACTGTATAGAGCAAGTAGGGAGGTCTCATGCCCCCATAAACTCAGGGACTGGGTTTCTCGGCCATCCATTTTGGGTACAGCAAGACTCGCATAAGTCTAGCCCACCTCAGCCAAGTGGCAACTCCGATTCAACTTCTTCACGGTCACCATCTAGTTCCAGTGGAGACGCTCAG AGCCGCACAGATCGAATAGTTTTTAAACTCTTTGGAAAAGATCCAAACAATTTTCCTCTTGTTCTCCGGACACAG ATCCTCGACTGGCTATCCCACAGTCCTACTGACATAGAGAGCTATATAAGGCCTGGCTGTATCATATTAACGGTATACCTCCGTCTAGAAAAGTCCATGTGGGAGGAG CTTTGTTGTGATCTGGGATCCTATCTGGAAAGGTTACTTGGCTCATGCAATGACTCTTTCTGGAGAACAGGATGGGTGTATACTAGGGTGAGGCATCGCGTGGCATTTATGCATAATg GTCAGGTTGTCTTGGACACACCCTTACCTCTGAAAAGCAATAAAAATTGCAGGATATCAAGCATCAAGCCAATTGCTGTTTCCATATCCGAGAGAGTTCAgtttgttgtaaaaggctttaaCCTTTCTTGTTCCACTGCTAG GCTACTCTGTGCTCAAGAAGGGAAGTATCTGGTCCAGGAAACTTGTTATGACTTGATGGACAGTGCTGATACAGCCATTGAGCGCGATGAACTCCAATGCCTCAGTTTCCCCTGCTCCATACCAAATGTTATTGGAAGAGGATTCATTGAG GTTGAAGATCATGGTCTCAGCAGCAGCTTCTTTCCATTTATAGTTGCAGAGCGAGAAGTCTGCTCTGAGATCTGTATGCTTGAGCATGCTATTGAGGTGGCTGAAAATGCTGATGAGATTCAGAGAGTACCTGAACTGCTGGAAGCCAAGACACAAGCTCTGGACTTTATACATGAAATAGGTTGGCTGCTTCATAGAAGTCACGTGAAGTTTAGACTGGGTGACATGGATCCAAACACGGATCTCTTCCCGCTAAAACGGTTCGAGTGGCTTGTGGCATTCTCCATGGACCACGATTGGTGTGCTGTAGTAAACAAACTCTTGAAAATTCTGTTTGAGGGTGTAGTTGATGCAGGTGACCACCCTTCCATTGAGCTTGCATTGTTGGATTTGGATCTTCTCCACAGAGCTGTCCGGAGAAATTGCAGACCTATGGTTGAACTCCTGTTAAGATTTGTCCCAGATAAAGTTTCAGATGGGAGAGGAGCTCAGGAAAAGCAACAGGTTGATAGGGCCTCTAGTGGCTTCTTATTTAAACCGGATATGGTTGGACCTGCAGGGCTTACTCCTCTTCATGTTGCAGCCAGTATGGATGGCTCTGAGAATGTATTGGATGCCCTAACTGACGATCCTGGATCG GTTGGTATTGAAGCATGGAAAAGTGCTCGTGATAATACAGGTTTGACACCCAATGACTATGCTTGCCTACGAGGCTATTACTCCTACATCCATCTTGTCCAAAagaaatttaacaagaaaatggaaagaagGCATGTGGTGCTTGATATCCCTGGTGCTGTCTCAGACTACAATAACAAGCGGAAGCAATCAGATGGGCATAAGTTGTCAAAAGTTGCTTGCCTGCAAACTGAGAAGATTGAAATTGGAGCAACGTATAGACATTGCAAGATATGCGAGCAGAAGCTGTCTTATGGCAGCATGAGAAGATCACTTGTATACCAGCCGGCAATCCTTTCAATGGTGGTCATTGCTgctgtttgtgtgtgtgtggctttGCTCTTCAAAAGCTCACCCGAAGTTCTTTATGTGTTCCGGCCATTCAGGTGGGAACTGTTGAAGTACGGGTCAAGCTAA